From the genome of Pirellulales bacterium, one region includes:
- the mraY gene encoding phospho-N-acetylmuramoyl-pentapeptide-transferase, translated as MLVWLLSWLQGYSPNEAYGADLGPLGKITFRAALAAGVSFAAALVLGSRVIAWLNRRFREPIVTDSPELRELHQHKQWTPTMGGLFLVAGLLGATVLLGDLSNHYLPIILVTLMGLAALGAADDLIKLSHRGDGLSARQKLAGQTLVALVAALLLYGVQRQQPGGLDFVVPLVGRVGELGWLFVPLAMLVVIGSSNAVNLTDGLDGLAGGCLLSATCAMGAIAYASGHAEWAAYLNLPHLSGAGELVVVAGGLVGGILGFLWFNCHPAQVFMGNTGSLALGGVLGLMAVIVRQELLLVIVGGVFVIETLSVILQVGVHRWTRRRILRCAPLHHHFQLRGWPESKIVVRFWIASILCAVLGLFTLKANSSDHNPAGPNRLTARASLPAR; from the coding sequence ATGCTCGTTTGGCTGCTCAGTTGGCTGCAAGGGTATTCGCCGAACGAGGCCTACGGCGCCGATCTCGGTCCGCTGGGCAAGATCACGTTCCGTGCGGCGCTGGCGGCGGGCGTCAGCTTTGCCGCGGCGCTCGTGTTGGGTTCGCGCGTAATCGCCTGGCTCAACCGCCGATTTCGCGAACCGATTGTGACGGACTCGCCGGAGTTACGCGAGCTGCACCAGCACAAGCAATGGACGCCCACGATGGGGGGACTGTTTCTCGTCGCCGGGTTGCTCGGCGCGACGGTCCTTCTCGGAGATCTGAGCAATCATTATCTGCCGATCATACTGGTGACTCTGATGGGATTGGCCGCGCTGGGAGCAGCCGATGATCTCATCAAGCTCTCCCACCGCGGCGACGGGCTAAGCGCGCGCCAGAAATTGGCCGGGCAAACACTGGTGGCGCTCGTCGCAGCGCTCTTACTCTACGGAGTGCAGCGGCAACAGCCGGGAGGCTTGGACTTCGTCGTGCCGCTCGTCGGTCGCGTGGGCGAGTTGGGTTGGCTGTTCGTGCCGCTGGCGATGTTGGTCGTCATCGGCTCGTCCAATGCCGTGAACCTCACCGATGGTCTCGACGGTTTGGCCGGCGGCTGCTTGCTTTCCGCGACCTGCGCGATGGGAGCGATCGCTTATGCGAGCGGTCATGCCGAATGGGCGGCGTATCTCAATTTGCCGCATTTGTCCGGCGCGGGAGAATTGGTCGTCGTCGCGGGCGGGCTCGTGGGTGGGATCCTCGGCTTTCTGTGGTTCAATTGCCATCCGGCGCAAGTGTTCATGGGGAACACCGGATCGCTCGCGCTCGGCGGAGTGCTGGGCCTGATGGCCGTCATCGTGCGGCAAGAGCTGCTGCTAGTGATTGTCGGCGGGGTGTTCGTGATCGAGACACTGAGCGTGATCCTACAAGTTGGAGTTCATCGCTGGACGCGGCGGCGGATCTTGCGATGCGCGCCCTTGCACCACCATTTCCAACTGCGCGGTTGGCCGGAGAGCAAGATCGTCGTGCGATTTTGGATCGCGTCGATACTTTGCGCCGTGTTGGGGCTATTCACGCTCAAAGCGAATTCCAGCGACCACAATCCGGCCGGTCCGAATCGCCTGACGGCGCGAGCGTCACTTCCGGCCCGGTAA
- a CDS encoding NAD(P)/FAD-dependent oxidoreductase has translation MQRCDVLIVGGGPAGSTCAEKLRAVGADVVVIDKKVFPREKPCAGWITPHVIETLKLDVEAYRRDHVFQPLTGFRTGLMSGREVETHYGKAVSFGIRRYEFDRYLLERSGAECRLGEALAKLERAGDRWIVNGHLDAALVVGAGGHFCPIAQRLGARHDRAASVVAAQEVEFEASASDLAQGRIDPEIPELFFCDDLKGYGWCFRKGNFLNIGLGRVDSRELSRQMGEFCRLLQDRRKFRCEIPSRFRGHAYQLYERTPPKLIDDGAMLVGDAAGLAYPHSGEGIRPAVESGSMAAEVIAAAAGDFSASKLEPYRQRVLARYGEPRGQGPTDWLPAGWLHFFAARLMASSWFARKVVLDRWFLHAHEPASVS, from the coding sequence ATGCAGCGATGTGACGTCTTGATCGTTGGCGGTGGACCGGCGGGATCGACCTGCGCGGAGAAGCTCCGCGCGGTCGGGGCCGACGTCGTGGTCATCGACAAGAAAGTCTTTCCTCGCGAGAAGCCGTGTGCCGGTTGGATCACGCCGCACGTGATCGAAACGCTCAAGTTGGACGTTGAGGCCTATCGTCGGGATCACGTGTTTCAGCCGCTGACTGGTTTCCGAACCGGACTGATGAGTGGCCGCGAGGTCGAGACGCATTATGGAAAGGCCGTGAGCTTCGGCATTCGCCGGTATGAATTCGATCGCTATCTGCTCGAGCGCTCGGGGGCGGAGTGCCGGCTCGGCGAAGCGCTCGCGAAACTCGAGCGCGCCGGCGATCGCTGGATTGTCAACGGTCATCTCGACGCGGCGCTCGTCGTCGGCGCCGGCGGGCACTTTTGCCCCATCGCGCAGCGCCTCGGCGCACGGCACGATCGAGCGGCCTCGGTCGTCGCCGCACAAGAGGTGGAATTCGAAGCCTCGGCCAGCGATCTCGCCCAGGGGCGCATCGATCCGGAGATTCCCGAACTCTTCTTCTGTGACGATCTCAAGGGCTACGGTTGGTGTTTTCGCAAAGGCAATTTCCTGAACATCGGCCTAGGTCGAGTCGATTCGCGGGAACTGTCGCGGCAAATGGGAGAATTCTGTCGCTTATTGCAAGATCGCCGCAAGTTCCGCTGCGAGATTCCGTCGCGCTTTCGTGGCCACGCGTACCAGCTCTATGAGCGCACCCCGCCGAAGCTGATCGACGATGGAGCGATGCTCGTCGGCGACGCGGCCGGACTTGCTTATCCGCACAGCGGCGAGGGAATTCGCCCGGCCGTGGAGTCGGGCTCGATGGCAGCGGAGGTCATCGCCGCGGCCGCTGGAGATTTTTCCGCGTCCAAGCTCGAGCCCTACCGGCAGCGGGTTCTTGCTCGGTATGGCGAACCGCGCGGCCAGGGGCCGACGGATTGGCTTCCCGCCGGATGGCTTCATTTTTTCGCCGCTCGACTCATGGCGTCGAGTTGGTTCGCGCGCAAGGTCGTGCTGGATCGTTGGTTTCTGCACGCCCACGAGCCGGCGTCGGTGTCGTAG
- the murB gene encoding UDP-N-acetylmuramate dehydrogenase produces MGKSVKPFINGFEKIVREAEPLAPHTWFQLGGPAEYFAEPHTFEELAALVRRCHDDEIPIRILGGGSNLLVRDDGVSGVVVRLSAAPFSGISLQGQIVTAGGGARLGHIISTVVREGLAGLEPLVGIPGTLGGALHGNAGSRGGDIGQWTCRATVMTRSSEILQREREDLVFSYRQSSLDELVILGCQFQLEKEDPQELTKRMQKLWIVKKASQPLGHQSAGCIFKNPRGISAGMLVDQAGLKGTRIGGAEVSDRHANFIVTDSDATSADVLRLIEVVRSRVAERLGVELETEIEIW; encoded by the coding sequence TTGGGAAAATCCGTCAAACCTTTTATCAACGGCTTCGAAAAGATCGTGCGCGAAGCTGAGCCGCTCGCGCCGCACACTTGGTTCCAACTTGGCGGCCCGGCCGAATACTTCGCCGAGCCGCACACGTTCGAGGAGTTGGCGGCGCTCGTGCGGCGCTGCCACGACGACGAAATTCCGATCCGCATTCTCGGCGGCGGCTCGAATCTGCTCGTGCGCGACGACGGCGTGAGCGGCGTCGTCGTGCGGCTCTCCGCGGCGCCGTTCAGCGGAATCAGCCTACAAGGGCAGATCGTGACGGCCGGCGGCGGCGCGCGGCTCGGACACATCATCTCGACCGTGGTTCGCGAAGGATTGGCCGGGCTCGAACCGCTCGTCGGAATCCCCGGCACGCTCGGAGGCGCCCTGCACGGCAATGCCGGCAGTCGCGGCGGCGACATCGGCCAATGGACGTGCCGGGCCACGGTCATGACGCGCAGCTCTGAGATCCTTCAGCGCGAACGCGAGGATCTCGTTTTTTCGTATCGCCAAAGCAGCTTGGATGAGCTGGTGATTCTCGGTTGCCAATTCCAGCTTGAGAAAGAAGACCCTCAAGAATTGACCAAACGGATGCAGAAGCTCTGGATCGTCAAGAAAGCGAGCCAGCCGCTCGGCCACCAAAGCGCCGGTTGCATCTTCAAGAACCCGCGCGGCATCAGCGCCGGCATGTTGGTCGATCAGGCCGGACTCAAGGGCACGCGCATCGGCGGCGCCGAGGTCAGCGATCGACATGCCAATTTCATCGTCACCGACAGCGATGCCACCTCGGCCGACGTGCTGCGGCTCATCGAGGTGGTCCGTAGCCGCGTCGCCGAACGGCTAGGCGTCGAACTCGAAACCGAAATCGAAATCTGGTGA
- a CDS encoding RluA family pseudouridine synthase has translation MNRSRLQILFEDNHLLAVVKPAGLATMGVGAGKMSLLTLAKQYIKARYRKPGNVYLGVVSRIDEPVSGVVVFARTSKAAARLSRQFHNRAVEKVYWAIIDGKISPPSDEWVDFIAKNESLRRMIRVGSNVPGAQEARLAYRLLREVPNGSLIEVRPETGRKHQIRVQFSSRGFPILGDQKYGSQEPFTSGIALHARRLAFDHPISKDRIEFTAPVPAAWHNSGISE, from the coding sequence GTGAACCGTTCCCGCCTGCAAATCCTGTTTGAAGACAATCATTTGCTGGCCGTCGTCAAGCCGGCCGGTCTGGCGACGATGGGCGTCGGCGCCGGCAAGATGAGCCTCTTGACCCTCGCGAAGCAATATATCAAAGCGCGTTACCGCAAGCCGGGGAACGTCTATCTCGGAGTGGTCAGCCGCATAGACGAGCCAGTTTCGGGGGTCGTGGTATTCGCGCGGACGTCCAAGGCGGCCGCTCGGCTTAGCCGGCAGTTTCACAACCGCGCGGTCGAGAAGGTCTATTGGGCGATTATCGACGGAAAAATCAGTCCGCCGAGCGACGAGTGGGTCGATTTTATCGCCAAAAATGAAAGCCTGCGGCGGATGATTCGCGTTGGCTCCAACGTGCCAGGGGCGCAAGAGGCGCGACTCGCCTATCGACTTTTGCGCGAAGTGCCTAATGGTTCGCTGATCGAAGTTCGGCCTGAGACCGGGCGAAAACATCAGATCCGCGTTCAATTCTCTTCGCGCGGATTCCCGATCCTTGGCGATCAGAAATACGGTAGCCAGGAGCCTTTCACGTCCGGGATTGCCTTGCATGCGCGGCGCCTGGCGTTCGACCATCCGATATCGAAAGATCGCATTGAATTCACCGCTCCCGTCCCTGCCGCGTGGCACAACTCGGGCATCAGCGAATGA
- a CDS encoding cyclopropane-fatty-acyl-phospholipid synthase family protein: protein MTQVARNPSAETVDGSGSTAVEPDRVCTVGHESRTTQCSEQTSGVTNLERWLLRRILQGLGNPPIEIALWTGEAVATCSSPPVATMRIRDRRTLWKLLGDPRFQFGEAYSDGRLEVEGKLVDLLVAVDCALVQSGKIDFGVKGISRWLHKPRRTTLVQARENVHHHYDLGNDFYKLWLDEQLLYTCAYFAEPTMSLEQAQVAKLDHVCRKIWLQAGESVIEAGCGWGALALHMARCYGAKVRAFNTSREQILFARERARDEGLQDRVEFIEDDWRNIAGECDAFVSVGMLEHVGPANYGELGDVMHRCLKREGRGLIHSIGRNRPHPTDPWIERRIFPGAYPPALSEMTSIFEPHGFSVLDVENLRPHYAETLRHWLARFEAAYHRIVRMFDERFARMWRLYLAGSMAAFEAGCLQLFQLTFATGSSRQSPRTRAHIYARRELAPERFDPPNRQESIPCSDVTS, encoded by the coding sequence ATGACTCAGGTCGCGCGGAATCCGTCGGCTGAGACGGTCGACGGTAGCGGCTCGACGGCCGTCGAGCCCGATCGCGTGTGTACGGTAGGCCACGAATCGCGAACGACGCAATGCAGCGAGCAGACCTCCGGCGTCACGAATCTTGAGCGCTGGCTGCTGCGGCGAATACTGCAGGGACTCGGGAATCCCCCGATCGAGATCGCGCTTTGGACCGGCGAGGCGGTCGCCACCTGTTCCTCGCCGCCGGTTGCCACGATGCGCATTCGCGACCGGCGAACTCTCTGGAAGCTGCTGGGCGATCCGCGGTTTCAATTCGGCGAGGCGTACTCCGACGGACGACTTGAGGTCGAGGGGAAGCTTGTCGACCTTCTCGTCGCCGTCGACTGCGCGCTAGTCCAATCGGGAAAAATCGACTTCGGCGTCAAGGGGATCTCACGCTGGCTGCACAAGCCGCGCCGCACGACGCTCGTGCAGGCCCGTGAAAATGTCCATCATCACTACGACCTCGGAAACGATTTCTACAAGCTCTGGCTCGATGAGCAATTGCTCTACACCTGCGCCTATTTTGCCGAGCCGACAATGTCGCTGGAACAGGCCCAAGTAGCCAAGCTCGATCACGTCTGCCGAAAGATTTGGCTGCAAGCCGGGGAATCGGTGATCGAGGCCGGTTGCGGCTGGGGGGCCCTGGCGCTGCACATGGCGCGCTGCTACGGCGCGAAAGTCCGAGCCTTCAACACATCGCGCGAGCAAATCCTGTTTGCCCGCGAGCGGGCTCGCGACGAAGGCCTTCAAGACCGCGTCGAATTCATCGAGGACGATTGGCGAAATATCGCCGGCGAGTGCGACGCGTTCGTTTCGGTCGGGATGTTGGAACACGTCGGGCCGGCGAATTACGGCGAATTGGGCGACGTGATGCATCGTTGTCTCAAACGCGAAGGTCGCGGTCTGATCCATTCCATCGGCCGAAATCGGCCCCACCCGACCGATCCGTGGATCGAGCGGCGGATTTTCCCAGGGGCTTACCCGCCGGCGCTCAGCGAAATGACGTCCATATTCGAGCCGCACGGCTTTTCCGTCCTCGACGTCGAAAACCTTCGACCACACTATGCCGAGACGCTACGCCACTGGTTGGCGAGATTCGAGGCCGCATATCATCGAATCGTGCGGATGTTCGACGAGCGCTTCGCCCGCATGTGGCGGCTGTATCTGGCCGGATCGATGGCCGCCTTCGAGGCGGGTTGCTTGCAGCTTTTCCAACTCACATTTGCGACCGGTTCGAGCCGGCAGAGTCCGCGGACGCGAGCCCATATCTACGCGCGACGGGAACTCGCGCCCGAACGATTCGATCCGCCCAACCGGCAAGAGAGCATCCCATGCAGCGATGTGACGTCTTGA
- the murF gene encoding UDP-N-acetylmuramoyl-tripeptide--D-alanyl-D-alanine ligase — protein MQLTIGDLHELLGGALRFGAMPPRDGDAALVGRVVTDSRTVEPEEVFWGLVGPRFNGAHFGEEAFVRGASGVVTSGRRVEPWAGRWSLEVDDSHRALWELADWSRRQFTAPLVAVTGSVGKTTTRRMIDTVLGSRLAGTTSPKNFNNHVGVPLSLMRLERWHQYAVLELAATARGEIRQLAMLARPRIGVITHIADAHLGSFGSHQAIAQAKAELLPELPADGCAVLDGDDPLLRRMAGNCPTRIVWVGRGADNDVQAKLVQSRNGRLRFRVDGHSFDVPVWGRHHLTAALAAIAVGRLFDFDPEEIAAALAGFEGSPRRCEVTEAAGATIVDDSYNSSPTAMRAALGLIREIDSAGRRIVVAGDMGDLGAAAPLWHRRLGEEVVSLCGADLLIACGDHAAEMATAAAAAGMPRDCALACRDWEQALPVLAEAMRRGDVVLVKGARVMGMERLVEAIKARHTVAAAA, from the coding sequence ATGCAGCTTACGATCGGCGATCTTCACGAATTGCTTGGCGGCGCGCTCCGCTTCGGGGCCATGCCGCCGCGCGACGGTGACGCCGCTCTCGTCGGCCGCGTCGTCACCGACAGCCGCACCGTCGAGCCGGAGGAGGTCTTCTGGGGGCTGGTCGGTCCGCGGTTCAATGGAGCACATTTCGGTGAAGAGGCGTTTGTCCGCGGGGCGTCGGGAGTCGTCACTTCCGGTCGCCGGGTCGAGCCGTGGGCCGGTCGCTGGTCGCTCGAGGTCGACGATTCCCATCGAGCCCTGTGGGAACTCGCCGACTGGAGCCGCCGGCAGTTCACAGCTCCGCTTGTCGCAGTGACTGGAAGCGTTGGAAAGACGACCACGCGGCGAATGATCGACACGGTGCTCGGCTCGCGCTTGGCCGGCACAACCAGCCCCAAGAATTTCAATAACCACGTGGGCGTGCCGCTTAGCTTGATGCGACTCGAACGCTGGCATCAGTATGCCGTTCTAGAGCTTGCCGCGACCGCTCGCGGCGAAATTCGCCAGTTAGCGATGCTCGCTCGACCGCGGATCGGTGTCATCACCCACATCGCCGATGCCCACCTGGGAAGCTTTGGCAGCCACCAGGCGATCGCTCAAGCGAAAGCTGAACTTTTGCCTGAATTGCCGGCGGACGGCTGCGCTGTCCTCGATGGCGATGACCCTCTTCTCCGTCGAATGGCCGGAAACTGTCCCACGCGAATCGTGTGGGTCGGGCGCGGCGCCGATAACGACGTGCAGGCTAAGCTGGTTCAAAGCCGGAACGGACGGCTGCGATTCCGCGTCGACGGTCACTCGTTTGACGTGCCCGTCTGGGGACGACATCACTTGACCGCCGCGCTGGCTGCGATTGCCGTCGGCCGGCTATTTGACTTCGATCCGGAAGAGATCGCCGCGGCGCTCGCCGGTTTTGAAGGATCGCCAAGGCGATGCGAGGTGACGGAAGCCGCCGGGGCAACGATCGTCGACGATTCTTACAATTCGAGTCCGACCGCGATGCGGGCGGCGCTAGGGTTGATTCGCGAAATCGATTCGGCTGGCAGGCGGATCGTCGTGGCCGGCGATATGGGAGATTTGGGCGCCGCGGCGCCGCTCTGGCATCGTCGGCTGGGAGAAGAAGTCGTCAGCTTGTGCGGCGCAGATTTGCTGATCGCTTGCGGGGACCATGCCGCCGAGATGGCGACCGCGGCGGCGGCGGCCGGCATGCCGCGCGATTGCGCGCTGGCCTGCCGCGATTGGGAGCAAGCGCTGCCAGTGCTGGCTGAAGCGATGCGCCGTGGAGACGTGGTGCTGGTCAAGGGAGCGCGAGTGATGGGGATGGAACGGCTCGTCGAAGCGATCAAGGCGCGTCACACAGTCGCCGCAGCCGCATGA
- a CDS encoding UDP-N-acetylglucosamine--N-acetylmuramyl-(pentapeptide) pyrophosphoryl-undecaprenol N-acetylglucosamine transferase, whose protein sequence is MTTDNLHVVFAGGGTGGHLFPGLAVARQLEVLAPSVRITMATGGKPLEHSQVAAAGFNYVRLPSHPLTSAAGAWRFVKDNISGCRRARRFLQRTKVSLVVGLGGYASVPMAWAAASARVPLVLLEQNAFPGRVTRWLAPRASLVCAAFDEARPLLKAGGPIRVTGNPIRAGFLSKAAGHARRLSPNRQLVILGGSGGSRTLNEQVPRALYKVPRELIGWRILHQTGPRDWEATKTLYRKLGLEAQVVPFIERIQSILPAADLAICRSGGTTLAELSATGVPALLLPYPNAANNHQRKNADVYAAAGAGRIIDAREVSGRLDNTIAESLASLLSDSAGRQQMANAMLRLARPNAAWHVATMIGQMLGAAVPGQAAVA, encoded by the coding sequence ATGACTACCGATAATCTTCACGTTGTGTTCGCTGGCGGCGGGACGGGCGGCCACTTGTTTCCTGGTCTGGCCGTGGCCCGGCAGTTGGAAGTGCTTGCTCCATCCGTGCGGATCACGATGGCGACTGGCGGCAAGCCGCTGGAGCATTCCCAAGTTGCTGCCGCCGGCTTCAATTACGTCCGCCTGCCTTCGCACCCGCTGACTTCCGCCGCCGGCGCGTGGCGCTTCGTCAAGGACAATATCTCCGGCTGTCGGCGCGCACGGCGGTTCTTGCAGCGCACGAAGGTGTCGCTCGTCGTCGGGTTGGGAGGTTATGCCAGCGTTCCAATGGCCTGGGCGGCCGCGTCGGCCCGAGTCCCGCTTGTGCTTCTGGAACAGAACGCGTTTCCAGGCCGCGTGACGCGGTGGCTGGCGCCGCGGGCGTCGCTCGTCTGCGCAGCCTTCGACGAGGCGCGGCCTCTGTTGAAGGCCGGAGGGCCGATTCGCGTCACCGGCAATCCGATTCGCGCCGGTTTTCTGTCTAAAGCGGCTGGACATGCTCGTCGCCTCTCTCCAAATCGGCAGCTCGTGATTCTCGGCGGCAGCGGCGGCTCGCGGACGTTGAATGAGCAGGTCCCGCGAGCGCTCTACAAGGTGCCGCGGGAACTAATCGGCTGGCGGATTCTGCACCAAACCGGTCCGCGCGATTGGGAGGCGACGAAAACCTTGTACCGTAAACTGGGCCTTGAGGCCCAGGTCGTTCCGTTCATCGAGCGGATTCAGTCTATCTTGCCTGCCGCCGATCTGGCCATTTGTCGGTCCGGCGGGACGACGCTTGCCGAACTCTCGGCCACCGGCGTGCCCGCGTTGCTACTTCCCTATCCCAACGCCGCCAACAATCATCAGCGCAAAAACGCCGACGTTTACGCCGCCGCCGGGGCGGGCCGCATCATCGACGCCCGGGAGGTCAGCGGCCGGCTCGACAATACGATCGCCGAGTCGTTGGCATCTCTATTGAGTGATTCTGCGGGCCGGCAACAAATGGCCAACGCGATGCTCCGACTGGCTCGACCGAATGCTGCATGGCATGTGGCCACCATGATTGGTCAAATGCTTGGAGCCGCGGTGCCCGGCCAAGCTGCGGTCGCTTGA
- the murC gene encoding UDP-N-acetylmuramate--L-alanine ligase, with protein MDGARSQICVNSDVELATIDHRPAPRIAHLIGIAGSGMRSLAAVLIRRGWRVSGSDVDRNASHGLTHIGATIYEGHAAGNVPTDAQLVIHSDAIPADNIERRRAFDLAIPARSYPEMLAEFACDSATFAVAGTHGKSTTTAMAAAAIVRAGLDPTVICGAAPIGCLTGGRAGAAPLLLVEACEYRANFLRLRPDVAVILGIEPDHFDCFRSRRHLFDAFRRFAGQVRPDGLLLVNHDCRTSRRLTRDVKCWTRTFGFDRRADWTAKRLQTYRGRYRFWLVERGRPVAEVALQVPGKHNVLNALAAAALATAAGTSADTIAAALSSFRGLRRRLEVIGRRGGITFIDDYAHHPTEIRATLATVRQMYPGRRVWCVFQPHQVSRTASLLDELAASLHNADKIAVAEIFRAREPSARPGDVTAADLAAAVAAASHDVLNEYDWDGIVGRVAADIRPGDVLITMGAGDIGKIRQTFYQRLRKDRARS; from the coding sequence ATGGACGGCGCTCGTTCGCAAATCTGTGTCAATTCGGACGTCGAGTTGGCGACGATTGACCATCGCCCGGCGCCGCGCATTGCCCATTTAATCGGCATCGCCGGTTCAGGAATGCGATCGCTCGCGGCGGTGCTAATCCGTCGGGGATGGCGCGTCAGCGGCTCCGACGTCGATCGGAACGCGTCGCACGGGCTGACTCACATCGGCGCGACGATCTACGAGGGCCACGCGGCGGGAAATGTTCCGACCGACGCCCAGCTCGTGATCCACAGCGACGCGATTCCTGCGGATAACATCGAACGCCGCCGGGCCTTCGATTTAGCGATTCCGGCCCGGAGCTATCCCGAGATGCTCGCGGAATTCGCGTGCGACTCGGCGACGTTCGCCGTTGCCGGCACTCATGGCAAATCGACGACAACCGCGATGGCCGCCGCCGCGATCGTCCGTGCGGGGCTCGATCCGACCGTGATTTGCGGCGCGGCTCCAATCGGTTGCCTAACGGGCGGCCGGGCCGGCGCCGCTCCGCTGTTGTTGGTCGAGGCATGTGAATATCGGGCCAACTTCTTGCGGCTGCGGCCCGATGTGGCGGTGATCCTAGGCATTGAGCCGGATCATTTCGATTGCTTCCGCTCGCGACGGCATTTGTTTGACGCCTTTCGGCGATTCGCCGGCCAAGTCCGGCCGGATGGCTTGTTGCTCGTCAATCACGATTGCCGCACGAGCCGGCGCCTGACCCGCGACGTGAAATGCTGGACGAGGACCTTCGGGTTCGACCGCCGCGCCGATTGGACTGCCAAACGCCTTCAAACCTATCGAGGGCGCTATCGCTTCTGGCTCGTCGAGCGCGGGCGTCCGGTCGCCGAGGTGGCCTTGCAAGTGCCCGGGAAGCATAATGTCTTGAACGCGTTGGCGGCGGCCGCTTTGGCGACGGCGGCCGGTACCAGTGCGGATACGATTGCCGCGGCGCTGTCCTCGTTTCGAGGGCTGCGACGTCGGCTCGAGGTGATCGGCCGGCGCGGCGGCATCACCTTCATCGACGACTACGCCCATCATCCAACGGAGATTCGCGCAACGCTGGCAACCGTCCGGCAGATGTATCCGGGCCGGCGTGTTTGGTGCGTATTCCAACCGCATCAAGTCTCGCGCACGGCCTCCCTGCTGGACGAACTGGCCGCAAGTTTGCACAATGCGGACAAGATCGCCGTGGCGGAGATCTTCCGGGCTCGCGAGCCGAGCGCTCGGCCGGGGGACGTGACGGCCGCGGACCTGGCCGCGGCCGTGGCGGCGGCGAGCCATGATGTGCTGAATGAATACGATTGGGACGGGATCGTCGGGCGCGTGGCAGCGGATATTCGCCCCGGCGACGTTTTGATTACCATGGGAGCTGGCGACATTGGGAAAATCCGTCAAACCTTTTATCAACGGCTTCGAAAAGATCGTGCGCGAAGCTGA
- a CDS encoding nucleoside triphosphate pyrophosphatase has protein sequence MPPHQLPLATCHLSLILASRSPRRRELLAEAGYQFEVVPPSCAEENMPDHAESPADYVARLARAKAADVVRQMGRGVVLGCDTVAVCKGQILGKPESAEAARRMLELLSGREHRVLTGICVWSAPAGEPLTRVALTTLRMDRLSTEQLAEYVSSRQWEGKAGGFGYQDRLGWVHIVEGSPSNVVGLPLELLAEMLKQVCAG, from the coding sequence ATGCCTCCTCATCAATTGCCACTTGCCACGTGTCACCTGTCACTCATCTTGGCCAGCCGTTCACCGCGGCGGCGCGAGCTGTTGGCCGAAGCCGGCTATCAATTCGAAGTGGTGCCGCCGAGTTGCGCTGAGGAAAACATGCCGGATCATGCAGAAAGCCCCGCCGACTATGTCGCCCGGCTGGCGAGAGCGAAGGCGGCCGACGTCGTTCGGCAAATGGGCCGGGGAGTGGTGCTGGGCTGCGACACGGTGGCCGTGTGCAAAGGGCAGATCCTCGGCAAGCCCGAGTCGGCCGAAGCGGCACGACGGATGCTTGAACTCTTGAGCGGCCGAGAACACCGCGTGCTGACGGGGATTTGTGTTTGGAGCGCGCCGGCTGGCGAGCCGCTGACTCGAGTTGCCTTGACCACGCTGCGAATGGATCGGCTCAGCACCGAACAACTCGCCGAATATGTTTCCAGCCGGCAGTGGGAAGGGAAGGCCGGCGGCTTCGGCTATCAAGACCGTCTCGGCTGGGTCCACATTGTAGAAGGCAGCCCGTCGAACGTAGTCGGACTGCCTCTCGAATTATTGGCCGAAATGCTCAAGCAGGTTTGTGCCGGCTAA